The genomic segment CAGTGTCCAGCATCTCTGAATCCTCTTTTTTGGACTCACCTTCTGCTTGTTTTCTGTAATGAAGGCCTTTCTTctgatgaaataaaaaattgCAAATGTACAGCTATTGGATTAAGACAGACAGCTACCGATTTAATAATATTCTCATATGAACTCTGATCACATGAGGTAATTCCAAAAAAAGTTTAATAAATGTACTTACAATGATGTTTATTGCTACCTTGAAACTTCTTGGAAGTTATTTGCTGGTTAGCTGGAAGTAATTTAATATatcattatatataatatattttatgtaagAAGTGAAGGAGAATTTGCAAAATAATTTCCCCTGTGCGACACAGGGCAATTCTAATCCTACATGCAAATTGCTCGATTTTATATGCAGACAACAATCGGCAGAATTTGATTTCTTTTGACCTTGAATTTCTGTCTCCCTCTAGTGTCAGGAGGCAGAATTGCTGAAGCACCTAGCGGAAAAGAGGGAGCATGAACGTGAGGTGATCCAAAAAGCCGTTGAGGAGAACAACAACTTCATCAAGATGGCCAAGGAAAAACTGGAGCAAAAGATGGAGGCCAACAAGGAGAACCGGGAGGCCCTTCTGGCAGCTATGCTGGAACGCCTGCAAGAAAAGGTACCCCTGCGTCCCCACGCAGTACTCGAGAGTCTCTTTATGTCTCTCCCCATTGTTCCTTTCCTATTATCCTTTACTTCTCATTTATCTTCAGTGGTTGCATTTCTCCACCATTTCATTCAGGACAAGCATGCGGAGGAGGTGAGGAAAAACAAGGAGCTGAAGGAGGAAGCCTGCCGGTAGACGGTGGATGAGACAGACCTTGTTTCGCTAGCTCAGGAAAGGGAAAGATGAAGAAAACGAAAGACCgacatgaaacaaaaaaaattaaataatatccCCAGGAGTTAGCAGGATATGGTTTTTTTGACAAAGTATTAAATATACTCTTGAGCGTGGTGAAAACAAAACATTGTCCAGGAAGGTCCCGTCTGGATGGCAATGCAAggtgcactggggggggggggggttgtcatgACGGTTTCCACCGCAGCTGAAGGGTGAATTTCTAGGTCGCTCTCCTGAGTTTGGTTTCTCAATGTCATCATGACGTGGACAGAGAGAGGTGATCTATCATCCATTGCTGTTTACTAGCTGACTTTGAAAGCGGCATTTTCCAGCACATATTTATTAATCCCCAAACAGGTTTCAGTCATTATGCACTCtcacccccgccccctccccgccaGGTAATGACCAGTGTGATGTACTTTAATTGTGCACACTGTACCCTAATGTGGCTGATTATCCATTCATAACGGCAGTCAGTTAATGAGACAAACTTGTATTAACTATGATAAACCAAGTTGATTACAATACACCCTTTAAGATGTATAATAGTCAATATAACACATTCGGactggcttaaattttagaaatCTTTATTGATCAGTATAATCTCAGTCCAATGTAACGTTCTCAAGCAGGTGTCAAATTTTTTTCAGCTATGCGACTTTATTCGCGCACCTATGTAAATAGAAAAGGCtacgattaaaaaaaacagcaaagaaTATGTAGAGTTAGCCAAACTAAATAGGAACTGATGTGACTATAGACTGTTCATTGATTCTCCAGAGCCTGATAGGTATGTCATGTTTGTAAAGAGAAGACCGACTCTGTAATTGGTGTGAGGTAGACGGAGTAGGTCGGTACAGGGATCAGGTTAATTAGGACGTTTCAGGCACAACTGAAAAGCACAGAGCCGTTAACACACAGACAAAGCTAGGACCAGTTGGAAAGGCTCGACCCACTGTTAACTGGTATGGTTAACTGGTATGGTCAGCCGGTATGGTCAAGCTGAGAGACTATCCAGCCTCTATGACAATCCGCAGTGCACTTTGTTTTGGCATGTTGTCGTCCCCTCCGTTTGTCTTCTGTGATTGATGGATGTTTCCCAGAAATGATGGAAGGAAGGAATGTTGGTACTTTgaagtaaaaaaacaaatgattgtGACAATACTTTCTGGGAAGTCATGGAACCTCTGCTTACTACTTGTGCGCGTAATGTTTGAGGCTAAACCGTTTCTCTTTGGCATGGTCAGTAAACGCTTTTCTTGACAATTCCAGTTGGTCCTTGCAGTTTTGTTTaccattattacattattattattgcacatTTACAGATGCAGAACAGAACCAACCTAACAACtagaaaatatatttatattatggatgtaacgatacactgAACTCACGATCTGATACAATTTACGATACGATTTTCTcacaatttatatatatatatatatatatatatatatatccatccatccatcccttttccaaaccgcttatcctactgggtcatgcagtatgtgtatatatatatatatatatatatatatatatatatatatatatatatatatgatatatatatgaTAATGAGGAACAAAAGAAGAAatgaaaaatgcaaatgcaatcgtcaaatatattttatagctaCAGCCTTAATATTGCTTGGCTGAAAGTAACTTCCCTTGCAGTACAGCTACTAAaatagtcaaaataacatgccaGTATGCCAAAGTTATAAACAGAGTTATTAGAGTTTCGAGTGTGAAGGAGTGTTTCTTGAGTAAAATGAGTAAAATCTGTACTGCATGGTTGTTTAATTCTCATCATTTGCAAAAATGCTGCAAAGGACTCCTACTCTGCAGCCTTTTGAAAAAAGCAGGTGAAAGATCACAGCCTGCATACATGGTTTAGTACTAATATTTTGCTTATCTGTATCTAGGCCATTCAGTTGCATTGAAGGCTCATTGCTTAAATACTGCATTTTTATTGATCCAATTCCAATCCCTCTGTGGCTTCCTGCTTTGCACATGAGGGTTAAATGTACAATTTCCAATATATCAACACATCTTCTAAGCCAAGTCAGAGAGGTACATGTCCTACATTAACAGTTTACGTCTAGTGCTGCTTTCATACGTAAAAtaggaaaatgcattttattgaaACCATAAGCCTGGATTCAGGTCAGGCCTGGTCTTGACAGGTAAAGAAATGATTTTCAGGGACAGGTTGAATCGATCATCATTCCAAAGGCAGTGGAGCGAATCTGACGCAGAGCCAGGCAAGGATTTTAAAGGGCGGCCATTGGGCTCTAGCTGAAATGCTTCCCCTCCCACTATTTGCTGAGGTTGGCGAACACCACCAACGCCAAGAATACTTCACTAACATATATCCTGACCGGGAGGAAGGTTTCCTCAACACAACCAATATTAAGAATGACATaataagatttttttctttgcttttcaAACAAAGAGTAAATATTGATGTATTACACTCGAATTATTCACTTTTATGAAACTGCTGAGTCGACGGTCTCTTTGTTTCTGATGCTTAGctgcataaaatgaaatatatggaTACAAAAGCAAAATTCAGCCACCTCACACTATCAGTGCaaagatttttatttatattaaatcTAAATACTCAATAAATACAACAGAAATAGTTACTGATAATAAATATGCTTGTAATGGAATGAATACTTACAACggtgtacatgacaataaattaaatgaatataaattaaattaattttcaaaagtttaaataaataaaatttctgcACAGCGCCTTCACTGCCTTATAAGGGCTTGCGGCGGATTAATCTTGAGACAGGACAACTGGGCGGACGCAGGTACAGCCCACGCTGATTATCTTTTTTTCCATCTTGAGGACAATGCGGCTCTTCTGGTACACTCTCCTCAGGACCATGATCTGGCGAAGGATGGGCTTGGAGATGAAGTTCATGTCCTCCTCTCCGTTGACATCCAGACAGCCTTCTTTCAGGCAATTAGCTTGGGGAATGACTTCAGGAATCAGGTCGACATCCctgatgtagctgcagaggacaaAAGAGGACGAGCGGCATTCCTGTTAATACGTTATAAGGTCACCAGAGTTAAACATTATTATCCATAACCTgggctgacaaaaaaaaaatcagcaacatTTTTAATCTACTTCACAGATACATTTTGACTTAGAGTATGTTTTGTTAGTATAGTTTTGGATATGCTTACCAATATTGTGgtgaattaaaaatagaaataaaggggaaataattaattaattgaattaGGTACTGAACAAGTAATTTGCACATTGACATGAGTAATTGGGCACAGAAATTTTTCAAGAAGGAACACTGAGAGCCCTCACTGTAATACTTTGCACTGTTCTATTTCCCAATACAGTATTACTTATTATAAATACACATTTGCGTGAtagattattaattattaatattttatgctgTAGGAAGGGCACCAGTGCTGCTCTTCACAGATGCTGAATACACAGGGTTTCGTTACGCCGCATGGATACTCTTGTACTGGAGTTCATTGCAACACCCCCACCTGTAATTCCACGGTGATATGGAATTCAGCGATGGGTCGTATAGCACTGCCTGGGGGGTCGTGGTGTCTGTGTCATACACCAGCTTCACACAGTCCATCACCCTCCTTGGCACCCTGTCCAACACGGCCCCGGTCTTTTGATCTTTGCTCCGTGATGAGCTTTCCTGCTTCCTGGCCCTTCGCCGCACCTTGTCATCGGCTCCATCCACCCCCAACACAAGCAGCAGGATCCCAAACATAAAGAAAGCTTTCAAAATctaaacaaaaaacaacaaaagagattaagATTTCATGTCTGGTCAACATTTGTGACCGATACTAATTACCAGAAGCTGAGATTTcaggtcacagtcacagagtactaaactggttggttgaaacaaaatcttgatcttgatttgtactctctagacctgaaatctccacctctggtaaCTACTTTGGCAAAATAGACTACAAACTTTATCCATGTTTAACTATGCAGCAAGTCAAGCTTTCACTAAACATTttacagaaacacaaacaccAGAGTTGAGTGGAATTTCTTTGCATGATTAACAAGTGCTCAATGTTTTTTAGTGCATTTGTATTTAGAATTAATTGTGCTGACAATTAATTGCCTGTTTTGAAATGTATTTGAAgtacaattttttaaatttatgtgACAGTTAATTTCTATATTATATTCTATTTTtggcagttttatttttttacaacatTTGTAGTCTTTTCTGATGTatgagattttctacatttgcgtgttactcacttaacatttactaaaaatacactcagtattctttgctaacaaatataTTTctagtatgttcaccatttgagtacctttattagcaagaaaatgtcatatcaaAGTAACCTCTAGGAGttgtaacagcagagaaaattcaaggctttctggacattaaatactgcagtGTTTAACTAGTTCATTTCAAGTTAAAGGACAACCTATAGTTTGactatgccatcaccacacaaccagttaataggatgcCAGACATGTACTCAACGTTCCAATgattaacaagaataaaaaaattcctgtttatgaaataaatggaaaaatggtAAAAATATGTGGCATGCAAAAACATTTGACTGGTAATTCACATATTAATTAAGTAGCCAGTATGACGCAAAACTGTCTCGAGAGTATAGAACAGCAAAGAACAGTGAAAGGATCTTTTGATAAATTCAACAACATACCTGTTCAAGAATTTGTTCGATATCTGAAATTTATGCACCCCCAGCAGAAATGTTTCTCCCTCTAAAACCCAGTATCCAAAGGCAAGcttacagtttgtaaaataaatagGCCCCAGTCTTACAACATCTATGTAACATACGCTTCTACCAATATCGACCTATACTGTACATATGAGCCAGCATAGCACTTAAAGAGTAGTGTTGCTGCTTTGATTAATTTCTCAAGTACTGCGTTTTGCTTTCATTTTTTACTGAAAGAATttctttatctttttttttcgtCTCGCACTTTTATCTATGTACAGCAATTTACAAATATGccatacaaacaaacttgcctTTCCTTTCCTCACTTTGATGATTCACTCAAAGAAACCTGAGTTTGCTGGTTCGAGgagactttttttttacttcaaagAGATTTAATTGAAGACCCACACGTCTGACAGATGTCACACCTTGAGTAATACTATCAAACACATCAGATAAAAGAATATCAAAAGATCTGCTGCCAGACTGGGCAGAAACAGGGACTCACCGTTGAGTGTTGGGTGCCGTGCGCGGGAGCCATTCTCGCTGACCTCTTCAGGTGTCTCTGCCTGTAAGCCGAATGTCTTGCGAAGAGATCCCCCGCAGGTTTATATAGCTGCTGATTGGTATTTCCAGAGGTGCATGCGTTTCCGACCCTTGATGATGCAACAGGTAGAAGAATGCTAGATGCAATAGATCTTTTAGCATTTTTTGAGCTTTGTTTATAGGCAAAATAACCAGGAATAAGTTACAGACTACCATATTTTACATTTGATGATGACATACACTTCAGAGCAATTTTGtctgaaaaatatttttaaaaatcaaaagtATCAAAAGTAagaattaatgttttattttacgAAAACAGTAGCTGGCACTAGGGAACTGACAGTTGGTTGTTTGAGGGATCTGTTCCAGTGTCTGGGAggttgtaggttcaaatcccagatccAGGCAAGTAGTCAGATCACTGTTGGGCTCTTGGGCCCTGAATCTGCTCCAGGCACGCTAGATGCTAGTTGATCCTTGCTATGATCCTAAAACTTGCTCTTACTCTTATATACATGTATCTTTGTCACTCATGGACAGcaatataaaatgtataaaaactaccGAGTTTCTCATCAAGGATGAATAAAATACAACTATTGTGTTATATTTAGTTGAGATTAACAGTTCTTGGCAATATCATTGCCACCTCTGCACTTTTTGCATATTATGGGATTCAGTGGtttcagatggatggatggatggatggatggatggatggaagaggtgttggtggGGCCAAGAGGAAAATGAAAATGTACCAACTTTGTATCATCAGAATGCTTTAATAATATGTAAAGTAATTTAGCAAAGAAATGCTTTTTCCAACTTAAGTGTAGTGATTTTCACAGGAAAAAGGTTCTTGTAGGTGTCTGTGAGCTTCCAGTACCTGTCTGCTGGAAGTGTCTCCTGCTTTTCAGTTGCAGTTTGTTCCAGCTCTTGAATCTTTGCAGGATTCCTTTTCCCGGTGGCAGATTTCAACTCTTTCTAAACGATTTTCACTCAGATTGACATCAGGACTCTTTTCTGTACACTttgaaacagtttttttttttttttttttcacaaacagtaacattttaattaaaattacgTGCCAAGGTCTTTGGAGATGCCCTCAGGATGCTTAGTAAATATAGCATTTCCGATGCTCTATAGTTTTATCATTGTGAAAAAGGAAAAGGGACTTAATGTGGCCCTTTTAAGCACTAAAGTCAGCACTCATTGGGCAATTCAAGCCCTAAAAATTTATCACAGGTCAAACTGATTTCACTGTAATGACAGACTAATTCACTGCACTGTTCTTATGTAATGTGAATACATCAAGGCGTGCCAACGCAACACACAAACTGGGAACCCCATGGACGTATGTGTTACTTGATTCTGTAATTGGAACTTTAAAGGCGGGACAGTCCCAGGTTCGAATGACAGCCCCTGTTATTGCATCACGGGGCAACCAGAAGCCGGAATCACGTTCCGCAGTGGCAAAAGTGAGGTGCGGTTGCATTTTGCACGCATAGATGCCCGTTCGGAATTGCTTCCAGATTGAGCTTTCTGTCTGCTATACTCCCCACTCATTAACGTGTAAGTTAGTGGTGTGTCTGATTTGACTTTCATGTGTGCTGGCAGGGGGGTCATATCCCCCTGTTACTGATTCTAGCATTTCCGCTTCTATGTTAACACAGAATGGCTTAGTGTGATTGGAAGAGTTGGAGTTGATATCAGGATAAT from the Brienomyrus brachyistius isolate T26 chromosome 19, BBRACH_0.4, whole genome shotgun sequence genome contains:
- the il17a/f3 gene encoding interleukin 17a/f3 — translated: MAPAHGTQHSTILKAFFMFGILLLVLGVDGADDKVRRRARKQESSSRSKDQKTGAVLDRVPRRVMDCVKLVYDTDTTTPQAVLYDPSLNSISPWNYSYIRDVDLIPEVIPQANCLKEGCLDVNGEEDMNFISKPILRQIMVLRRVYQKSRIVLKMEKKIISVGCTCVRPVVLSQD